From the genome of Xiphophorus hellerii strain 12219 chromosome 11, Xiphophorus_hellerii-4.1, whole genome shotgun sequence, one region includes:
- the LOC116728654 gene encoding calpain-5-like encodes MPVAYRNQHYAELKKQHNKENLFEDPEFPATNSSLYYKKPPPGVVQWKRPGELCENPHLFVEGISSHDLNQGIVGNCWFVAACACLALKSNLWEKVIPDWKEQEWDSNYAGIFHFRFWIFGEWIDVVIDDRLPTINGELIYCQSKQNNEFWSALLEKAYAKLFGCYESLAGGNTGDAVVDFSGAVVEAIDLQKEKYYADQNKQDKFFEDLLKAWNRGGIISSSIKPQGFRLESRTDNGLVRGHAYSVTDVKRVRLGHGLRAYFKNETIPLIRLRNPWGKTEWTGAWSDSSVEWSKIGDTERGNLGITVADDGEFWMSFTDWCKNFSDADVCRLINTSLISIQKNWDEAVNFGKWTRNSDPLLNRCGGCVNHRQTFLQNPQYLFDVTKESDEVLISLQQKDRKIYRKEGQGDNLSMGFNILKVEVNRKYRLHDLVTQQLLHTSTYIDARTVFMRCELPKGRYVVIPTTFDAFIEGEFMLRLYTDVDSGCRELVKDKPQTKCWTPLFGYPQVVTHIYVDRAEIGQQGDQAEGINPYLIISCESQSVKSIAQKNSLTPTFQFSAIFFRKKVTEPLTVQLWSDDLGSDKFLGQVTLSGRPDDVSHPQQLQLKNKGSKEADNMPGKIALRILTSNELTAL; translated from the exons ATGCCTGTCGCTTATAGGAATCAGCACtatgctgagctgaagaagcagCACAACAAAGAGAATCTGTTTGAAGATCCAGAGTTCCCAGCCACCAATTCATcgctttattacaaaaaacccCCTCCTGGAGTTGTGCAGTGGAAACGACCCGGG gaaCTATGTGAAAACCCACATCTCTTTGTAGAGGGCATCAGCTCTCATGACTTGAACCAGGGGATTGTGGGAAACTGCTGGTTTGTTGCTGCCTGTGCCTGCCTGGCTTTAAAATCAAACCTCTGGGAGAAG GTAATTCCTGACTGGAAGGAGCAGGAGTGGGATTCAAACTATGCTGGGATTTTCCATTTCCGGTTCTGGATCTTCGGTGAGTGGATAGACGTGGTGATAGACGACCGGCTGCCGACAATCAACGGAGAGCTCATCTACTGTCAGTCAAAGCAAAACAATGAGTTCTGGAGCGCCCTGCTGGAGAAAGCCTACGCCAA GCTCTTTGGCTGCTATGAGTCCCTGGCTGGAGGCAACACTGGAGATGCTGTGGTGGATTTCAGTGGAGCCGTGGTAGAGGCCATcgacctgcagaaagagaaataCTACGcagatcaaaacaaacaagataaaTTTTTTGAGGACCTTCTCAAGGCGTGGAATCGCGGAGGAATCATCAGCTCCTCCATCAAG CCGCAGGGATTTAGACTCGAGTCAAGGACAGATAACGGGCTGGTGCGAGGCCATGCGTACTCGGTAACTGACGTGAAACGAGTGCGTTTGGGTCACGGGCTGCGGGCCTACTTCAAGAATGAAACCATTCCACTCATCCGCCTGAGAAATCCCTGGGGTAAAACTGAGTGGACAGGAGCGTGGAGTGACAG TTCTGTAGAATGGTCAAAGATCGGTGACACAGAAAGAGGCAATCTTGGCATCACCGTGGCGGACGATGGAGAGTTTTG GATGTCATTCACAGACTGGTGCAAGAACTTCAGTGATGCAGACGTTTGCCGTCTAATAAACACCTCACTGATCAGCATCCAGAAGAACTGGGATGAGGCAGTGAACTTTGGGAAATGGACTCGAAACAGCGACCCCCTGCTGAACCGCTGCGGCGGTTGTGTTAACCACAGGCAGACATTTCTGCAGAACCCACAG TACTTGTTTGATGTCACCAAAGAATCTGACGAGGTCCTGATCTCACTGcagcagaaagacagaaagatcTACAGGAAAGAAGGTCAAGGAGACAATCTAAGCATGGGCTTCAACATCTTAAAG GTGGAGGTGAACAGGAAGTATCGTCTACACGACTTGGTGACGCAACAACTTCTGCATACCTCCACCTACATCGATGCTCGGACGGTGTTCATGAGATGTGAGCTGCCAAAGGGCCGATATGTCGTCATCCCGACCACCTTCGATGCTTTCATAGAAGGAGAGTTCATGCTCCGGCTTTACACGGACGTGGACTCCGGCTGCCG GGAGCTAGTGAAGGACAAACCACAGACTAAATGTTGGACTCCGCTTTTTGGATATCCTCAAGTCGTTACCCACATATATGTGGACAGAGCTGAGATCGGTCAGCAAGGAGACCAGGCAGAGG GCATAAACCCATATTTGATCATTTCCTGCGAGAGCCAATCAGTGAAGTCCATCGCCCAGAAGAACTCTTTGACGCCGACGTTTCAATTTAGCGCCATTTTCTTCAGGAAGAAGGTCACAGAGCCCCTAACAGTGCAG TTGTGGAGCGATGACCTTGGATCGGACAAATTCTTAGGGCAGGTCACGCTGTCCGGGAGGCCTGATGACGTCTCTCACCctcagcagctccagctgaaGAATAAAGGCAGTAAGGAGGCGGACAATATGCCCGGAAAAATCGCCCTGAGGATCCTCACTTCAAACGAGCTGACGGCCTTATAA